A genome region from Pseudanabaena sp. Chao 1811 includes the following:
- a CDS encoding Uma2 family endonuclease has protein sequence MVIAQAKPIAKNISPESEPSDGKVRMTLEEYRAIAETSEGRYEYCNGEIIAMTGGSSAHSCIAVDITTFLNIAVRKTNFQIYNGDLRIWVPTFNHGTYADVLVINGEPEFNGDRTDEILNPLLIVEVLSPSTEGYDRGDKFRKYRSIPSFCEYLLVSQVDPYVEQYYQLDRQNNNDRWQLQICDRLEQTIHLQSLNLELPMSEIYRRIKF, from the coding sequence ATGGTCATCGCTCAAGCTAAACCGATCGCAAAAAATATATCTCCAGAATCTGAACCTTCAGATGGCAAAGTTCGTATGACCCTAGAGGAATATCGGGCGATCGCCGAAACATCTGAAGGACGTTATGAATATTGCAACGGAGAAATTATTGCTATGACAGGAGGATCGTCTGCTCACAGTTGTATTGCTGTAGACATCACCACATTCTTGAATATCGCGGTTCGTAAAACCAATTTTCAAATTTACAATGGCGATCTGCGTATTTGGGTTCCTACTTTTAATCATGGAACCTATGCTGATGTTCTAGTAATTAACGGTGAGCCAGAATTTAACGGTGATCGTACCGATGAAATTCTAAATCCTTTATTAATTGTGGAAGTTCTATCTCCTTCCACCGAAGGCTACGATCGCGGCGATAAGTTTAGAAAATATCGCTCAATTCCTAGCTTCTGTGAATATTTGCTTGTTAGTCAAGTAGACCCTTATGTAGAACAGTACTACCAACTGGATCGCCAAAATAATAACGATCGCTGGCAATTACAAATATGCGATCGCTTAGAGCAGACTATTCATTTACAGAGCTTAAACTTGGAACTGCCAATGTCAGAAATTTATCGGCGGATTAAATTTTAA
- a CDS encoding LL-diaminopimelate aminotransferase has product MATVNDNYLKLKAGYLFPEIARRVNAFIEANPDAKVIRLGIGDVTEPLPEACRDAMIKAVEDMGDRSSFKGYGPEQGYAWLREKIAANDFQARGCDIDASEIFISDGSKCDCGNILDIFGDDNIIAVTDPVYPVYVDTNVMAGHTGDINDKGEYEGLVYLPVTAENNFTAEIPTKKVDLIYLCFPNNPTGATATKEHLQAWVDYARANGSIIFFDAAYEAFITDPSLPHSIYEIEGAKECAIEFRSFSKNAGFTGTRCALTVVPKNLIGKAKDGSNVELWKLWNRRQSTKFNGVSYIVQRGAEAVYSEEGKAQTRALIDFYMENAKIIREKLTEAGLAVYGGENAPYVWVQTPAGLTSWDFFDKLLQTCNVVGTPGSGFGAAGEGYFRISAFNSRDNVNEAMRRILDKFK; this is encoded by the coding sequence ATGGCTACCGTTAACGACAACTATCTCAAACTCAAGGCAGGCTACCTGTTTCCCGAAATTGCAAGACGGGTAAACGCCTTTATCGAGGCAAATCCTGACGCAAAAGTGATCCGTCTTGGCATTGGCGATGTCACCGAACCCTTGCCAGAGGCATGTCGTGATGCCATGATCAAAGCGGTTGAAGATATGGGCGATCGCAGTTCATTTAAGGGATATGGACCCGAACAAGGCTACGCATGGTTGCGTGAAAAGATTGCCGCAAATGATTTTCAGGCAAGAGGCTGTGATATTGACGCTTCCGAGATTTTTATTTCCGATGGCTCTAAGTGCGACTGCGGCAACATTCTCGATATTTTTGGCGATGACAATATCATTGCTGTCACAGATCCTGTCTATCCCGTGTATGTGGATACGAACGTCATGGCAGGACACACAGGCGACATCAACGATAAAGGTGAATACGAAGGCTTAGTTTATTTGCCTGTAACTGCCGAAAATAATTTCACAGCCGAGATTCCCACCAAAAAAGTCGATTTAATCTATCTCTGCTTCCCCAACAATCCCACAGGCGCAACCGCAACAAAGGAGCATTTGCAAGCATGGGTTGATTATGCGCGTGCTAATGGCTCAATTATCTTCTTTGATGCTGCCTACGAAGCATTTATCACCGATCCTAGCCTTCCTCATTCTATTTACGAAATTGAAGGCGCAAAAGAATGTGCGATCGAATTCCGTTCTTTCTCCAAGAATGCAGGATTTACAGGTACTCGTTGCGCGTTAACCGTTGTGCCTAAGAACTTGATTGGTAAGGCGAAAGATGGTTCTAACGTAGAATTATGGAAGCTCTGGAATCGTCGTCAATCCACTAAGTTTAATGGTGTTTCCTATATCGTCCAACGTGGCGCAGAAGCCGTCTATTCTGAAGAAGGAAAGGCACAAACTAGAGCCTTGATTGACTTCTATATGGAAAATGCCAAGATTATCCGCGAGAAGTTGACTGAAGCAGGATTGGCTGTCTATGGTGGTGAGAACGCTCCCTATGTATGGGTGCAGACTCCCGCAGGGCTGACCAGTTGGGATTTCTTTGATAAGCTCTTGCAAACCTGTAATGTAGTGGGAACCCCCGGTTCTGGTTTTGGTGCAGCAGGTGAAGGTTACTTCCGTATCTCAGCTTTCAACAGTCGCGATAATGTGAATGAAGCCATGCGTCGTATTCTCGATAAGTTCAAATAG